In Acinonyx jubatus isolate Ajub_Pintada_27869175 chromosome A3, VMU_Ajub_asm_v1.0, whole genome shotgun sequence, a genomic segment contains:
- the CEBPZ gene encoding CCAAT/enhancer-binding protein zeta: MAAARKPLEFHAKRPWGGEEAVEDPDEDSEEDNDEAENGFSLEEVLRLGGTKQDYLMLATLDENEEVVDGGKKGTIDDLQQGELEAFIQNLSLAKYAKAFLVEEDEPAKKENASKKASESKVDKKKQNAAESERTSLGKVKNKKRPEQHSGENNSATPKVKKDKQQDIFEFCERQTLLLKPGGKWYDLEYSNEYSLEPQPRDVVSQYKTLAQKLYEHEINLFKNKTNNQKGAASTWMKAIVSSGTLGDRMAAMILLIQDDAIHTLQFVETLVSLVKKKGSKQQCLMALDTFKELLITDLLPDSRKLRIFSQHPFNKLEQLSSGNKDSRDRRLILWYFEHQLKHLVAEFVQVLETLSHDSLVATKTRALVVAHELLCNKPEEEKALLVQVVNKLGDPQNRIATKASHLLETLLSKHPNMKGVVCGEVERLLFRSNISSKAQYYAICFLNQMVLSHEESELANKLITLYFCFFRTCIKKKDIESKMLSALLTGVNRAYPYAQTGDDKVREQVDTLFKVLHVVNFNTSVQALMLLFQVMNSQQTISDRYYAALYRKMLDPGLMLCSKQAMFLNLVYKSLKADIVLRRVKAFVKRLLQVTCEQMPPFICGALYLVSEILKAKPGLRSQLDDHPESDEENFIDIGDDEDTEQFTDADKETDTVKKAEIEETVSDGPVGTKKSESASWVHFDNLKGGKKLKTYDPFSRNPLFCGAENTSLWELKKLSEHFHPSVALFAKTILQGNHIQYSGDPLQDFTLMRFLDRFVYRNPKPHKGKENTDSVVMQPKRKHFMKDVRSLAVNSKEFLAKEESQIPADELFFYRYYKKVAIVKEKQKRNADEESIEDVDDEEFEKMIDTFEDDNCFTSGKDDLDFAGNMKKEKKGAKEDPEDEDSEGSDDDLFDNLDDDEVSLGSLNEEFTEIDEDGGTFMDVSDEEKVDDVSSKINTKRSKRKGANDLDFAGSFQGPRKKKKGNFNDSSLFVSAEEFGHLLDENMGSKFDNIGMNAMANKDNASLKQLRWEAERDDWLHNRDVKSIIKKKKNFKKKRPKTTQKIKKQRN; the protein is encoded by the exons ATGGCGGCCGCCAGGAAGCCTTTGGAGTTCCATGCCAAGCGGCCCTGGGGCGGAGAGGAGGCGGTAGAAGATCCGGACGAGGACAGCGAAGAGGATAACGATGAAGCCGAAAATGGGTTCTCTCTGGAGGAAGTATTACGGCTTGGAGGCACCAAG CAAGATTACCTTATGCTGGCTACCTTGGATGAAAATGAGGAAGTGGTGGATGGAGGCAAAAAAGGAACAATTGATGACCTTCAGCAAGGTGAATTAGAAGCATTTATTCAAAATCTTAGTTTGGCCAAGTATGCAAAAGCTTTCTTAGTTGAAGAAGATGAAccagctaaaaaagaaaatgccagcaAAAAAGCAAGCGAATCTAAAGTagataaaaaaaagcaaaacgcagcagaaagtgaaaggaCATCACTCGGTAAGGTGAAGAATAAGAAGAGGCCAGAACAGCATTCTGGTGAGAACAACAGTGCCACACCAAAAGTTAAGAAAGATAAACAACAGGACATCTTTgaattttgtgagagacagacatTGTTGCTCAAGCCTGGAGGCAAATGGTATGATCTAGAATACAGCAACGAGTATTCTTTGGAACCCCAGCCTCGGGATGTTGTGTCTCAGTACAAAACCTTAGCTCAGAAATTGTATGAGCATGAAATCAACTTattcaaaaataagacaaataatcaAAAGGGAGCTGCTTCTACCTGGATGAAGGCAATTGTGTCGTCAGGGACGCTAGGTGACAGGATGGCAGCCATGATTCTTCTTATTCAGGATGATGCTATTCACACACTGCAGTTTGTAGAAACTCTTGTGAGCCTTGTTAAAAAGAAGGGTAGCAAACAGCAGTGCCTCATGGCTTTGGATACTTTCAAAGAGTTACTGATTACAGACCTTTTGCCAGACAGTCGGAAACTACGGATTTTCAGCCAGCATCCTTTCAACAAACTGGAACAGTTGTCCAGTGGCAACAAGGACTCAAGAGATAGAAGGCTGATATTATGGTATTTTGAACACCAGCTGAAACATTTAGTGGCTGAATTTGTGCAGGTCTTAGAAACTTTAAGTCATGATTCATTAGTGGCCACTAAAACTCGAGCCCTTGTGGTAGCTCATGAACTTCTCTGCAACAaaccagaggaagaaaaggctCTTCTTGTGCAGGTGGTAAATAAACTGGGAGATCCTCAGAACAGAATAGCCACAAAAGCCTCCCATCTGTTAGAGACCTTGCTTTCTAAACATCCAAATATGAAAGGAGTTGTATGTGGCGAAGTAGAAAGACTGCTCTTTCGCTCAAATATCAGCTCCAAAGCCCAATATTatgcaatttgctttttaaatcaaatgGTCCTTTCCCATGAAGAAAGTGAATTAGCTAACAAATtaattactctttatttttgtttttttcggACTTGTATCAAGAAAAAAGATATTGAATCAAAAATGCTTAGTGCCCTTTTAACAGGAGTAAATAGGGCATACCCTTATGCCCAGACTGGTGATGACAAAGTGAGGGAGCAGGTTGACACGCTCTTTAAAGTGCTACATGTTGTGAATTTTAATACCAGCGTCCAGGCTTTAATGTTGCTTTTTCAAGTAATGAATTCTCAGCAGACAATATCAGATCGATATTATGCAGCACTATATAG gaAGATGTTGGATCCAGGGTTGATGTTGTGTTCTAAGCAAGCCATGTTTCTTAACCTTGTCTACAAGTCTCTGAAAGCGGACATCGTGTTGCGCAGGGTCAAGGCTTTTGTGAAGAGGTTACTCCAAGTTACTTGCGAACAGATGCCACCATTCATATGTGGAGCTTTATATCTTGTGTCGGAGATCCTTAAAGCAAAACCAGGTTTAAGAAGCCAACTAGATGATCATCCG GAGTCTGATGAAGAGAATTTTATTGACATAGGAGATGATGAAGACACAGAACAATTCACTGatgcagataaagaaacagatacAGTAAAAAAAGCTGAGATAGAAGAAACTGTGTCTGACGGACCTGTGGGGACAAAAAAatcagagtctgcttcttgggTGCACTTTGATAATTTGAAAG gtGGCAAAAAGTTAAAGACCTATGATCCATTCAGTAGAAACCCTCTGTTCTGTGGAGCTGAAAACACAAGTCTTTGGGAACTCAAAAAg ctatCTGAGCATTTTCATCCCTCTGTGGCCCTTTTTGCAAAGACTATCCTTCAG GGAAATCATATTCAGTATTCAGGGGACCCACTCCAGGATTTTACATTAATGAGATTCTTAGATCGATTTGTATACCGAAATCCAAAGCCACATAAAGGCAAAG AAAACACAGATAGTGTTGTGATGCagccaaaaagaaaacattttatgaagGATGTTCGTAGTCTTGCTG TGAACAGTAAGGAGTTCCttgcaaaagaagaaagccaaatACCAGCAGATGAACTATTTTTCTACAG ataCTATAAAAAGGTTGCTATTGTTAAGGAGAAACAAAAACGGAATGCAGATGAAGAAAGTATAGAAGATGTGGACGATGAGGAATTTGAAAAGATGATTG ACACATTTGAAGATGATAATTGTTTCACCTCTGGAAAGGATGACCTTGATTTTGCTGG caacatgaaaaaggaaaaaaaaggtgctAAGGAAGACCCAGAAGATGAAGATTCAGAAGGCAGTGATGATGACCTATTTGATAACTTAGATGATGATGAAGTTTCTTTAGGAAGTCTGAATGAGGAATTTACTGAAATTGATGAAGATGGAGGAACATTCATGGATGTGTCGGATGAGGAAA AAGTTGATGACGTCAGCTCCAAAATCAATacaaagagaagcaaaaggaaaggtgCAAATGATTTGGACTTTGCTGGATCATTTCAAG gaccaaggaaaaaaaagaaaggaaatttcaaTGACTCCAGCCTATTTGTATCAGCTGAAGAG TTTGGCCACCTACTGGATGAAAATATGGGATCCAAGTTTGATAACATTGGCATGAATGCCATGGCTAACAAAGACAATGCAA GTCTCAAACAGCTTAGATGGGAGGCTGAACGTGATGACTGGCTACACAACAGAGATGTAAAAAGtatcatcaagaaaaagaaaaatttcaaaaagaagaggCCAAAAAccactcagaaaattaaaaagcaaagaaattga
- the CEBPZOS gene encoding protein CEBPZOS isoform X2 — MARTMEPLAKKIFKGVLVVELVGVFGAYFLFNKMNTSQDFRQTMSKKFPFILEVYYKSIEQSGMYGVREQDQEKWLNSKN, encoded by the exons ATGGCCCGCACTATGGAACCACTGGCAAAGAAGATCTTTAAAGGAGTTTTAGTAGTTGAACTTGTGGGCGTTTTTGGagcatattttttgtttaataagaTGAACACAAGTCAAG ATTTCAGGCAAACAATGAGCAAAAAATTCCCCTTCATCTTGGAAG tttattacAAATCCATTGAACAGTCTGGAATGTATGGAGTCAGAGAGCAAGAtcaagaaaaatggctgaatAGCAAAAATTAA
- the CEBPZOS gene encoding protein CEBPZOS isoform X1, producing the protein MVVISFPNVVQGPLVYKSLELRANGHLTGMLTLNLLNQKAGNSGTAGMARTMEPLAKKIFKGVLVVELVGVFGAYFLFNKMNTSQDFRQTMSKKFPFILEVYYKSIEQSGMYGVREQDQEKWLNSKN; encoded by the exons ATGGTGGTGATCAGTTTTCCTAATGTGGTACAGGGGCCTCTTGTATACAAGTCATTGGAGTTGCGTGCAAATGGGCACCTTACTGGGATGCTAACCCTCAACTTGTTGAATCAGAAAGCTGGGAACTCGGGAACTGCAGG GATGGCCCGCACTATGGAACCACTGGCAAAGAAGATCTTTAAAGGAGTTTTAGTAGTTGAACTTGTGGGCGTTTTTGGagcatattttttgtttaataagaTGAACACAAGTCAAG ATTTCAGGCAAACAATGAGCAAAAAATTCCCCTTCATCTTGGAAG tttattacAAATCCATTGAACAGTCTGGAATGTATGGAGTCAGAGAGCAAGAtcaagaaaaatggctgaatAGCAAAAATTAA